The following are encoded in a window of Poecile atricapillus isolate bPoeAtr1 chromosome 3, bPoeAtr1.hap1, whole genome shotgun sequence genomic DNA:
- the TMEM151B gene encoding transmembrane protein 151B, whose product MSPPASAAAASEGGSSTPVPPEEEAEGAREEQRPVKQSLSKSLCRESHWKCLLLSLLMYGCMGAMTWCHVTKVTRLTFDSAYKGKSMMYHDSPCSNGYVYIPLAFLVMLYVVYLVECWHCYTRNELQYKVDVESVHERVQRMQQATPCIWWKAISYHYVRRTRQVTRYRNGDAYTTTQVYHERVNTHVAEAEFDYSNCGVKDISKDLIDLESYPATRLRFTKCFSFANVESENSYLTQRARFFTENEGLDDYMEAREGMHLKNVDFKEYMVAFSDPDNLPWYVSHYVFWVAALLTLSWPLRVLNEYRTSYVHYHVEKLFGFDYVAVTPAEERSFCRRMPRVNTVDSTELEWHIRSNQQLVPSYSEAVLMDLVGLSGCTNYSACRYSGYRQNCERCHRTISSSSIFSRSALSICNGSPRIPFSSSRFSLGRLYGSRRSCLWQSRSGSLNEQSCPTEQTRLSSQVTVEEEDPPPYQDALYFPVLIVHRNEGCLNHDHRHLHRNGSCVETSL is encoded by the exons ATGTCCCCCCCGGCCTCGGCGGCCGCCGCCAGCGAGGGAGGCAGCAGCACGCCGGTGCCTCCGGAGGAGGAGGCGGAGGGGGCCAGAGAGGAG CAGCGGCCAGTGAAGCAGTCTCTCAGCAAGTCCCTGTGCCGAGAGTCCCACTGGAAAtgcctgctgctgtccctcctCATGTATGGCTGCATGGGAGCCATGACCTGGTGCCACGTCACCAAGGTGACCCGGCTGACCTTCGACAGCGCTTACAAGGGCAAGTCCATGATGTACCATGACAGCCCCTGTTCCAATGGCTATGTCTACATCCCCTTGGCTTTCCTAGTGATGCTCTATGTGGTGTACCTGGTGGAGTGCTGGCACTGCTACACACGCAACGAGCTGCAGTACAAAGTAGATGTGGAGAGTGTGCATGAACGTGTGCAGCGGATGCAGCAGGCGACCCCGTGCATCTGGTGGAAGGCCATCAGCTACCACTACGTCCGCAGGACCCGGCAAGTTACCCGCTACCGCAACGGGGACGCCTACACCACCACCCAAGTGTACCATGAACGGGTCAACACCCACGTGGCAGAGGCTGAGTTTGATTATTCCAACTGTGGAGTTAAGGACATCTCCAAGGACCTCATTGACCTGGAGAGCTACCCAGCCACACGGCTCCGCTTCACCAAGTGTTTCAGCTTTGCCAATGTGGAGTCTGAGAACTCCTATCTGACCCAGCGGGCTCGCTTCTTCACAGAGAACGAGGGCCTAGACGACTACATGGaggccagggaggggatgcaTCTCAAAAATGTGGACTTCAAGGAATACATGGTGGCCTTTTCCGACCCAGACAACCTGCCTTGGTATGTATCTCACTATGTCTTCTGGGTGGCAGCTTTGCTGACCCTATCCTGGCCTCTGCGGGTACTAAATGAGTACCGCACCTCCTATGTCCATTACCATGTGGAAAAACTCTTTGGGTTCGACTACGTGGCAGTGACACCGGCCGAGGAGCGCTCCTTCTGCCGGAGAATGCCCCGTGTCAACACAGTGGACAGCACCGAGCTGGAGTGGCACATACGATCCAACCAGCAGCTGGTGCCCAGCTACTCGGAAGCAGTCCTGATGGACTTGGTGGGGCTCTCCGGCTGCACCAACTACTCTGCTTGCCGCTACAGTGGCTACCGGCAGAACTGCGAACGGTGCCACAGGACTATAAGCAGCTCCTCCATCTTCTCCCGTAGTGCTCTGAGCATCTGCAATGGCAGTCCCAGGAttcccttcagcagcagccGCTTCTCCTTGGGCCGCTTGTACGGCTCACGACGCAGCTGCCTCTGGCAGAGCCGGAGTGGCAGCCTGAACGAGCAGAGCTGCCCTACTGAGCAGACACGCCTCTCCAGCCAGGTGACTGTGGAGGAGGAAGACCCCCCTCCTTATCAGGATGCCCTCTACTTTCCTGTCCTCATTGTACACCGCAATGAAGGCTGCCTGAACCACGACCACCGTCACCTCCATCGCAATGGGTCCTGCGTGGAGACCTCACTGTGA